Proteins from a genomic interval of Oncorhynchus clarkii lewisi isolate Uvic-CL-2024 chromosome 13, UVic_Ocla_1.0, whole genome shotgun sequence:
- the LOC139364829 gene encoding protachykinin-like, whose protein sequence is MDVLKFVVLIVAVFAQVYCALGTPTSDDGDIWSIENWQRDPLESGFAFRVADPIKRSNSRKFHGLIGRSSGVPQPIRLGQKRNKGEMYIGLMGRRSSSGESQEEWNKPQYY, encoded by the exons ATGGACGTTTTAAAGTTTGTGGTTTTGATTGTTGCAGTTTTTGCGCAGGTTTACTGTGCCCTGGGAACCCCAACCAGCGACGATGGAGATATTTGGTCGATTGAAAACTGGCAG AGGGATCCGTTGGAAAGTGGCTTTGCCTTCCGAGTGGCTGACCCCATCAAGAGGTCCAACTCGCGGAAGTTTCATGGACTAATTGGGCGAAGCTCAG GAGTCCCTCAACCGATTCGACTGGGGCAGAAAA GAAATAAAGGAGAAATGTATATTGGACTCATGGGTCGAAGGTCCTCTAGTGGAG AGTCACAAGAGGAATGGAACAAGCCCCAGTATTACTAG
- the LOC139364816 gene encoding shiftless antiviral inhibitor of ribosomal frameshifting protein homolog isoform X1 — protein sequence MCPIFYFIYNMIETSLFILDSYCPFLICLLTQLEKSVRRFRETFHGKIAVEKATLLMRRYANNHQMVTWAVILKKGNELDEEDRKCLQTDQAVKNVVQRLTAEDREPQVPPAQQPRGSRQPEHDNDIKELGERLRVLPLTEKNKRMFDNAQRHLTPSVLHQFACQTCDKDWWRRVPQRKRVSRCHLCKKKYDPVPYDKMWGIGEFCCTKCTRSFRGFGRMDLGSPCYSCRTLVIPTEILPPRKGGVGGAGPRKPIPHSCLAEDCYNRQEPHVPGTECVHPRSRQRNRKPRVVNPSSVHISSGSTVNTCLSQGSLENLYDLIMDDIREESEEDNSSGSSSS from the exons ATGTGCCCGATCTTCTATTTTATTTACAACATGATTGAGACCAGCCTGTTTATTTTAGATTCTTATTGTCCTTTTCTTATTTGTCTGTTAACTCAGCTGGAGAAAAGTGTCAGGCGGTTCAGGGAGACATTCCATGGAAAGATAGCGGTGGAAAAGGCAACCTTACTGATGAGACGCTATGCCAACAACCATCAAATGGTCACCTGGGCAGTTATACTGAAGAAAGGCAACG AGCTGGATGAGGAGGACAGAAAATGCTTACAGACGGATCAGGCTGTCAAG aatGTGGTGCAGAGACTCACAGCTGAGGACAGGGAACCTCAGGTCCCTCCTGCGCAACAG CCCCGAGGTAGCAGACAGCCTGAACACGATAATGATATCAAG GAGCTGGGAGAGCGTCTGCGGGTCCTGCCTCTCACTGAGAAGAACAAGAGAATGTTTGATAATGCCCAGCGCCACCTCACCCCCTCTGTCCTGCACCAGTTTGCCTGCCAGACCTGTGACAAGGACTGGTGGCGTCGGGTACCCCAGAGGAAGAGG GTATCTCGCTGTCACCTGTGCAAGAAGAAATATGACCCTGTCCCTTATGACAAAATGTGGGGTATTGGAGAGTTCTGCTGCACCAAATGCACACGCTCCTTCAG GGGCTTTGGGAGGATGGATTTGGGCTCCCCCTGCTACTCCTGCCGAACTCTGGTGATCCCAACAGAGATTCTTCCTCCACGCAAGGGAGGGGTAGGAGGAGCAGGACCCAGAAAACCTATCCCACACAGCTGCCTCGCTGAGGACTGTTACAACAGACAAG AGCCCCATGTTCCTGGGACAGAGTGTGTCCACCCCCGCAGTCGCCAGAGGAACAGGAAGCCTCGCGTGGTCAATCCCAGCTCCGTCCACATCAGCTCCGGCTCCACCGTCAACACCTGCCTGAGCCAAGGAAGCCTGGAGAACCTGTACGACCTCATCATGGATGAcatcagagaggagagtgaagaggacaacagtagtggtagcagcagcagCTAG
- the LOC139364816 gene encoding shiftless antiviral inhibitor of ribosomal frameshifting protein homolog isoform X2: MSSLQDEFELEKSVRRFRETFHGKIAVEKATLLMRRYANNHQMVTWAVILKKGNELDEEDRKCLQTDQAVKNVVQRLTAEDREPQVPPAQQPRGSRQPEHDNDIKELGERLRVLPLTEKNKRMFDNAQRHLTPSVLHQFACQTCDKDWWRRVPQRKRVSRCHLCKKKYDPVPYDKMWGIGEFCCTKCTRSFRGFGRMDLGSPCYSCRTLVIPTEILPPRKGGVGGAGPRKPIPHSCLAEDCYNRQEPHVPGTECVHPRSRQRNRKPRVVNPSSVHISSGSTVNTCLSQGSLENLYDLIMDDIREESEEDNSSGSSSS; the protein is encoded by the exons ATGAGTTCTCTGCAAGATGAATTTGAG CTGGAGAAAAGTGTCAGGCGGTTCAGGGAGACATTCCATGGAAAGATAGCGGTGGAAAAGGCAACCTTACTGATGAGACGCTATGCCAACAACCATCAAATGGTCACCTGGGCAGTTATACTGAAGAAAGGCAACG AGCTGGATGAGGAGGACAGAAAATGCTTACAGACGGATCAGGCTGTCAAG aatGTGGTGCAGAGACTCACAGCTGAGGACAGGGAACCTCAGGTCCCTCCTGCGCAACAG CCCCGAGGTAGCAGACAGCCTGAACACGATAATGATATCAAG GAGCTGGGAGAGCGTCTGCGGGTCCTGCCTCTCACTGAGAAGAACAAGAGAATGTTTGATAATGCCCAGCGCCACCTCACCCCCTCTGTCCTGCACCAGTTTGCCTGCCAGACCTGTGACAAGGACTGGTGGCGTCGGGTACCCCAGAGGAAGAGG GTATCTCGCTGTCACCTGTGCAAGAAGAAATATGACCCTGTCCCTTATGACAAAATGTGGGGTATTGGAGAGTTCTGCTGCACCAAATGCACACGCTCCTTCAG GGGCTTTGGGAGGATGGATTTGGGCTCCCCCTGCTACTCCTGCCGAACTCTGGTGATCCCAACAGAGATTCTTCCTCCACGCAAGGGAGGGGTAGGAGGAGCAGGACCCAGAAAACCTATCCCACACAGCTGCCTCGCTGAGGACTGTTACAACAGACAAG AGCCCCATGTTCCTGGGACAGAGTGTGTCCACCCCCGCAGTCGCCAGAGGAACAGGAAGCCTCGCGTGGTCAATCCCAGCTCCGTCCACATCAGCTCCGGCTCCACCGTCAACACCTGCCTGAGCCAAGGAAGCCTGGAGAACCTGTACGACCTCATCATGGATGAcatcagagaggagagtgaagaggacaacagtagtggtagcagcagcagCTAG